The Pelagicoccus enzymogenes region GGTTCTTCGAGATACAGGCTAATCACCGAGAACCCCTTTCAAGTATTCCATGGCAATTCCGGGACTCGCCAAAATCGGCGTCTTCCGATCCTCAGGCGAGAGCGTTTCGACGACTCGCGCCATGGACGCTTGGGCGAGCAAAATCACATCCACTTCCTTGCTCAACGCCTTCAAGGCAACCGAAACCTTTTGATCATGCGTTGCCGCATCTCCCCCCATCAAGGCTTCGAAAGCGCCCTCACAAAGCGTTTCCGTCAATTCGATCTCCTTGCCAGCCACTTCAGCGCGGCGACGTACCAAGTCGGCGGTCGGTTCAAGCGTAGTGGGCAATGTAGCGATTACGCCAATACGTTTTCCGCTAGCGACTGCCTTGTCAGCCATAGGTTGGTCCACCCGCAACACAGGCACGTTTGTCAATGTCGCCGCCGTTTCGACGGCCTTTCCGATCGAAGAGCAAGTTACCAAAATATAATCCGCGCCCGCAGCCGCTGCTGATCCGACATGCTCTACGACACGTCTCGCCGTACCAGCCGTCATCTCGCCGCGTTTGATGACATCCTTGATCAAACTGTCGTCCGCGATGTTAAACGTATCCACATTCGGGATATGCTGCTGGCTCAACTCCTGAAAGATCGGAACTAAGGTAGCCGAAGTATGTACAAATCCTAGGGTTTTCTTTTTCATATCAATCTTCCTCTTAAATCTTCCCGTTCGCCACTTGGGAGAAATAGGTCTCGTCCCCCACCTGGCCTCCCTTGAAATTCAGCTCGATGCCGTCAACCGGAGACCCTGGAGCGAAGGCTCGGCAAACCGGAGCACCGGGACATAAAGGAGCAAGCATCTCTACCGCTTCGATACCCATTGCCCGAGCTGCAAAGCTCGAGGAGTCGCCCCCAGCGACGAGCAATCGCTTGATCCCCGTTCTTTGGATACATTCCTTGGCAACTTCTCCCAATGCGCTGCCAAACCACTCGCCGCTTCGCTCCTTGAGCTCTTGACGTCCAATCCTGCCCCCAGAAAAGGCCTTCTGCGTCCGGGTGATTCGTGGATCTTCCGCCCCTCTGGCTGTATGCACGATAGCGGGTCTACCTGCTTCTAAATGAGAACAACTTTTTTCCACAACCCGGCTCAGCTCTTGTTGGCGACCGTTTTCGCTCGTGAGCAGACTCGTGTCCAAAGCCACCTCTGCAAAGCCGTTGCGCGTTGCGTGCTCGATTTGAGAGTCTGTAACAGGAGAACAACTACCAGAAACAACGAGCAGATTCGATACTGGCTCGAGCGCTTCAAACGCTTCTTTCTCACTAAGCGCTCCACTTCGCTTCCACACGGATCCTAGAGCCACTTCCACTCCAGAGGACCCAACCGAAAAGACTGATTGAGCTTCTGCAAGCTCGTCCAGCAAGTCCCCTATCACATCCAAGTGGCCAACACTCAGCGTATCCAAAACGACTGCTTCGTATCCCTCTGCGATTCGCTGTTCGTAAACAGCCCACGGGTTGTCCGACTCTAACTCTTTGAAATCGATCAAACCAATCGATTTGCGAGTCTGCCTTTGCAAATGCCTCACCAAATCAGCCTCTCGCATAGGAGTGACTGGATGCCGCCTAGCAGAGGGATGCCGGTCCAAGCGAAAAATTTTTCCTTGGCTACCAATTCCCATGCGAGCGAACAAGTTCCCAAAGGCAACGTAACGACCCAACGCTGGCGTACCTACCACTACCGGAGTCAATTGATTCTTAAAGAAACGACGTCCGACTTCGATAGCCCGACCGATCGATCCGATCTCGGGCGAGGAATCAAAGGTAGAGCAAACCTTGTAGTGAACATGCCTGGGACCGAGCTCATTCAACGACGAAAAATCCTCCAGCAACCTTTCTTCCATGCGGTCCGGCGTCATCGACCGCGTCAGCCCCGCCACGCCGATTGCATCCAGCTCTCCGTACTTTCCCAGCGTCACCTCACTTGGAGGCTTTACAAACAGTACCGTTCGAGCTCCCGCTCGTGTCAGGAACTCCAGCGCATCCGTGGACCCCGTAAAATCGTCGGCGTAGTAAGCAAGCTTCAGGGTCATCGCGCACAAACTCCCAGTAGGCAGCGGCCTTGCCCCGCGATTTCAATTGCAGATATCGCGACGCAAGGTCGCTTCCTACAAATCAATCGTCCGAGAAAAAATCCGTGTTCATTCGCGTTCATCCGTGGTTCCTTACTTCTTTCCAAATTTTTCTACAGATGCTCCAAACTCTGGATACGCGTCAGCCGTTTCCTCCAAGCTCAAGCCTGAAACCGCTCCGTTCCAAGCTTGCTGCAGAGCTCGTACACCGTCGCTCGGGCCGCCCGGATGCCCCATGATTCCGCCGCCCGCCATGTAGAGCAAGTCGACCGTGGGCACCCGACGATAGGTTTCGAAGGCTTGCCCGCCCCACTGCCCTGACGACACAACCGGCAAAACGCTGTATCCGCCCAATAAAGGTTTCCCGCAGGCTTCCATGGATCGAACAACTGAATCGTCGCTTTCCCAGAACTTGTTGTCGATGCCATTCACATGTATCTGGTCTACCCCAGCCAATCGCCAAAGCTTCTGGTATGCAGGAAATTCGATCCCCAGCAAGGGATGCCGATTCATCATGCCCCATCCATTACGGTGACCATGGATGGCCAAAGCTCCCTGGTCGCAAATCTTCTTGGCGCCCGCCAAGCCGACACTGTTGAGGCTTACCATGGCGCAGGTACCCCCTGCCTTCACTACGGTTTCGTAGTTTCTCAACATCGCATCAAGCTCGTCCGAGACGTTAAAAGCGTACATCACCTTTTTCCCAGTTCGCTCCGCGCACTCGTTGATAACGGCCATGATAGCGGAAACGCGCTCCGCAAAGGGGGAATTCGCCGAGCTGGACATAAGTTCGTCATCCTTGATGAAATCGATTCCAGCCTCAACCAATGCCTTCACAATCTCCGCCGTATCCGCTGGCGCCATACCGATACTCGGCTTAATGATCGTACCGATTAAAGGCCGTCCTTCGACTCCCGTCAGACGGCGACAGCCTTCCACTCCGAATTTCGGTCCGCGGAAGTGAGTAGCATAGGAGTCAGGCACTTCCAGATCCATCAACTTCAAGCCCGTGAACTGGGTCAGCTCATACAAGTTTCCCTGCAAGGTGGAAATCAAGGTCGGCAGATTGTATCCAAAATTCTCTATCGACCATGAAACTCGAACGCGAGCTTGCTGGTACTTTCCCGGAGCAAGCTTCTCGCTTGGAATGCTGGGAGTCGAAACCACCTCGAGAGCCTCGATCAATTCCACGCGGGCCGCAAACCTTGCCTTGAGTTCCTCCGTCTCGCCCGGCACCGGCACGAAAGTACCCGAGGACTGCTCTCCCGCAAGCGTCGCCGCAGCCTTCTCTAAAGGGAAAGGCGTTTCGATAAAGTATTCTGCGTAAATGCGTTCCATTAATTCAATACAGCGTTCGCACCACAAACGACGCGTCCCTTCACCTTGACTTCGTAGCTGCCGGATACCGCTCGGCAAAGCAGCCAGTTTTCCTGCTCGGAAAGCGCTTCCAATCCATCGAGATCAACCGATCCTTCGGATCCTTTCGGCACCCAAACCTCTGCCTTAGCATTCGCGGGGATTCGGAATCGCCATATCCACTCCTCTTCCCCGTACTCCCAAGCGCTTTCGTAGGTCCCGTGCAGACTGCCGTAACTCGTCTTCACCCAGGCGAGAGCTTCGCTCGGGTAGGGCTTCAGTACCGCTTCGGCAAATCCGGGCTGGGCAGCCGCAAGCTGAATTCCCGCGACATGGCTAAACAACCATTCCCCGACCGAACCCAAAGAATAATGGTTGAAGGAATTCATAAGCGGATCGAAGAATCCACCCTCTTCAGTCCATCCGTTCCAGCGTTCCCAAATCGTAGTGGCTCCATGCTTTACTGGATACAGCCAGGAGGGATAGCTGTCCTGCAACAAAAGCTTGTAGGCGACGTCCGGGTACCCCGCTTCGGTGAGTACTGGATTCAAAAAGCGGATACCCACGAATCCGGTACTCAGATGCCAACCGAGGTTTCTAATATTTTCCACCAAGTGTCCCGCAGCTTTTTTCCGCAAGCTCTCTGGCAACAGGTTCATCGAGAGAGCCAGCAGGTAGGCCGTCTGCGTCTCAACCGTCAGGTGGCCATCCTCCTTAACGAACTCAGCCTGGAAGGCGGATCTGACCTTCTCGAACGTTATCTGAAACCTCCTTGCCTCTTCCTGTCTTCCTAGGCATTGAGCCACTTCGGCCATTTTCGCGGCGTCGTCCGCCCAGTAGGCGGTTGCCAAAAGGTTCTTCATCGGAGAATGGGTGCGGAATTCCCGATCGGAAGGAATGCACAGCCAATCGCCGTAATTGTTGCGCAGGTCGTTTACCCGCAAATATTCCGGGTTCGTTCGTTCGAGGTAATCCAACCAGGCTACCATGGACTCCCAATGCCTCTCCAACACCCGCGTGTCGCCGTATACCTTCCAAAGCGTATGGGGAATAATGATACCCGCGTCAGCCCAAGCAGCACCACCGACCAAATCGTCGAGACCGACGAAGTTTTCGCCTTCCCTCAAGCGCGGCGCTGTATCCGGAAAGATCCCATCCTCCGTTTGGGCGTCGCAAACGTCGACCATCCACTTGGTGAAAAAGGCTGCCACGTCCATGTTGTAGGTTGCCGTGCGCAGAAAGACCTGGGCATCACCCATCCAACCAAGACGCTCGTCCCGCTGAGGACAATCGGTGGGAACTGATAGGAAATTATCCTTTTGCGACCAGAGCCCGTTTTTCCACAAGCGGGTCACGTCATCGTTGGAACACTCGAATTGGCCCGCAGGCGGGGTTGCGGAATGAATCACGCACGCTTCGATTTCGAAAGCCCCCGGATCCGCGAGTCCCGAAACTTCGACGTACTGGAATCCGTGAAAGGTGAAGCGCGGCTCCCAGCGCTCTTCCGCGTCGCCTTGGCAACAATAGGTATCGGTCGCCTTCGCCCGCCTAAGGTTTTCTACATACAAGCTTCCGTCCGGCTTCAATCGTTCCGCAAAGCGGATACACACCGAAGTCCCGGCTGGCTGCGATAAACGAATGCGCGCCCAGCCTGAAATGTTCTGACCGATGTCGTAAATGAAAACACCGGGTTCAATTTCCGTTTTGGAAAGCGGCTGAAAAGTCTCAACCACCTTAACCGGCTCCGAACGCTGAGAGCAAAGCGCAACGGGGGGCGTCTCGATCGTTTGGGCGGGCAACCAATGAGCATCTCCAAAACCCGCCGTATCCCAGCCTCTCTGCTCGCGGCGGGCGTCATAGACTTCGCCCATCATGAAATCGGATGTCAAAATAGCCCCTGTATCGCAGCACCAATCCGCATCACTGGAGACTATCGATTTTTCCCCATCTTCGTATTCAAGTTCGAGTTGAAGCGCGAACGCGTTTTGCAAATCGCCGTAGCGACCCCGCGTTTCTTGCCAGCCTACATAACCGCTCCACCAACCGTCACCCAAGATCACGCCAATAGCCTGCTCTCCCTCGGAAAGCAACTTGGTGACATCGTATGTGCGATAGTGGATACGCGTGTCATAGTCGGTCCACTCGGGGGCAAACAGATCCTCTCCTAC contains the following coding sequences:
- a CDS encoding alpha-L-rhamnosidase, which gives rise to MSFSLSITYLRCEYLRNPLGIDELFPRLSYELRGERRGARQVARRILVASSPAKIDLGEGDLWDSGRVESAQTSQIVYKGKSLQSRQLCFWRVEVWDETGACLRSEVAHWSMGLLKNTDWQARWIAADPQVIERDSEAIEPTWTDCGTPVTFRKAFSVAKPFSRATLYLSARGVVEARIEGKRVGEDLFAPEWTDYDTRIHYRTYDVTKLLSEGEQAIGVILGDGWWSGYVGWQETRGRYGDLQNAFALQLELEYEDGEKSIVSSDADWCCDTGAILTSDFMMGEVYDARREQRGWDTAGFGDAHWLPAQTIETPPVALCSQRSEPVKVVETFQPLSKTEIEPGVFIYDIGQNISGWARIRLSQPAGTSVCIRFAERLKPDGSLYVENLRRAKATDTYCCQGDAEERWEPRFTFHGFQYVEVSGLADPGAFEIEACVIHSATPPAGQFECSNDDVTRLWKNGLWSQKDNFLSVPTDCPQRDERLGWMGDAQVFLRTATYNMDVAAFFTKWMVDVCDAQTEDGIFPDTAPRLREGENFVGLDDLVGGAAWADAGIIIPHTLWKVYGDTRVLERHWESMVAWLDYLERTNPEYLRVNDLRNNYGDWLCIPSDREFRTHSPMKNLLATAYWADDAAKMAEVAQCLGRQEEARRFQITFEKVRSAFQAEFVKEDGHLTVETQTAYLLALSMNLLPESLRKKAAGHLVENIRNLGWHLSTGFVGIRFLNPVLTEAGYPDVAYKLLLQDSYPSWLYPVKHGATTIWERWNGWTEEGGFFDPLMNSFNHYSLGSVGEWLFSHVAGIQLAAAQPGFAEAVLKPYPSEALAWVKTSYGSLHGTYESAWEYGEEEWIWRFRIPANAKAEVWVPKGSEGSVDLDGLEALSEQENWLLCRAVSGSYEVKVKGRVVCGANAVLN
- a CDS encoding four-carbon acid sugar kinase family protein, which codes for MTLKLAYYADDFTGSTDALEFLTRAGARTVLFVKPPSEVTLGKYGELDAIGVAGLTRSMTPDRMEERLLEDFSSLNELGPRHVHYKVCSTFDSSPEIGSIGRAIEVGRRFFKNQLTPVVVGTPALGRYVAFGNLFARMGIGSQGKIFRLDRHPSARRHPVTPMREADLVRHLQRQTRKSIGLIDFKELESDNPWAVYEQRIAEGYEAVVLDTLSVGHLDVIGDLLDELAEAQSVFSVGSSGVEVALGSVWKRSGALSEKEAFEALEPVSNLLVVSGSCSPVTDSQIEHATRNGFAEVALDTSLLTSENGRQQELSRVVEKSCSHLEAGRPAIVHTARGAEDPRITRTQKAFSGGRIGRQELKERSGEWFGSALGEVAKECIQRTGIKRLLVAGGDSSSFAARAMGIEAVEMLAPLCPGAPVCRAFAPGSPVDGIELNFKGGQVGDETYFSQVANGKI
- a CDS encoding aspartate/glutamate racemase family protein, coding for MKKKTLGFVHTSATLVPIFQELSQQHIPNVDTFNIADDSLIKDVIKRGEMTAGTARRVVEHVGSAAAAGADYILVTCSSIGKAVETAATLTNVPVLRVDQPMADKAVASGKRIGVIATLPTTLEPTADLVRRRAEVAGKEIELTETLCEGAFEALMGGDAATHDQKVSVALKALSKEVDVILLAQASMARVVETLSPEDRKTPILASPGIAMEYLKGVLGD
- a CDS encoding ribulose-bisphosphate carboxylase large subunit family protein; the encoded protein is MERIYAEYFIETPFPLEKAAATLAGEQSSGTFVPVPGETEELKARFAARVELIEALEVVSTPSIPSEKLAPGKYQQARVRVSWSIENFGYNLPTLISTLQGNLYELTQFTGLKLMDLEVPDSYATHFRGPKFGVEGCRRLTGVEGRPLIGTIIKPSIGMAPADTAEIVKALVEAGIDFIKDDELMSSSANSPFAERVSAIMAVINECAERTGKKVMYAFNVSDELDAMLRNYETVVKAGGTCAMVSLNSVGLAGAKKICDQGALAIHGHRNGWGMMNRHPLLGIEFPAYQKLWRLAGVDQIHVNGIDNKFWESDDSVVRSMEACGKPLLGGYSVLPVVSSGQWGGQAFETYRRVPTVDLLYMAGGGIMGHPGGPSDGVRALQQAWNGAVSGLSLEETADAYPEFGASVEKFGKK